tgtacttaaacttaTGTAAATGGAGTCTTACTAATTGATGcagagcttattcattggagataatcaaaataattaataaaaaaaaaatgatacgaGTATCAataaataagctccacatcatcttaataaaatcattttgaaaaatgatccttacactcatttctcacaacagtcccacaacaagctgacgtggctggtaatattttatattttttttacaaaaagaaatgaaaacaaaacaaaaaaataataaaatattaccagccacgtcagcttgttgtggagctgttgtgagaaatgagtgtaaggatcatgagatttgattcatacacaacaccatcacaacaaccacacaacaacccctcacatgaaggtgggccccagtgtgtgaggtccaccctcatgtgaggggttgtgtggttgttgtgttggtgttgtaaatttaatattttccaTTCAAAAAAGAGACCTAGCCTACGTGgctttattcttcttctttttttcttcttctttttcctttctatttcTATTTATCGGAAAACTTGTTGGAGGGTTTCGTTTCCCCTCCAACGcgtttccctctctctcttcggCCGGCCGTCCATCTTCACCGGCGTCCTCTTCACCGGcccgcatctctctctctcatactgGCGCTCATATCTGGTtgtacctctctctctctctctctccggcctGCCGTCCTTCTTCACCGGCGAGTGGGATTCCCCAAAAACTCAGCATTAGGTCCTTTTGATCTGATTCTTCAACCAGATCCGACGGAACCAAGGTTaggtttttctatttatttattttctgttttttaacaTAAGGCacgattttttttgtttacatttTCGTTGTTCTGGGTTCGATTTGGTTTTTTTACATTCAAtgatctgattttttttcttggttttgggtTGAGGTTCAatgtagttttttatttattttctgttgttttaCTTTCACTGGCCTCTAGATGATGATATATGTTTTACATATTCTTTAGAACACAACAATTCATCATGTCACACTGACCTCTAGATGTTGATATATAAAAGATCAGCAACACAGTTTATTGGCTCGAACTGTTGGTAAATAATAAGCAATCCTAATATAAGGAAAGGAAATTGCAAATACAGTTTATTAAGGAAAATAAATTGTAGAATGTTTGCTTCTGGGATTAGAATAGTCCTGTAATCTGAGAACCTTGTAagggcaggaaaaaaaaaatagaaagaggcAGTTGATTGAATTATTCTTCGGATTTTATAGAGGAAAATCTTGTGTTTACTAGTGTAATAAGGAATCCTAATACAGTTTATTaaggaaaataaattgtttttaagCAGATGGCGTTTAGAGGGCGAGGGCGAGGGCGGGGATTTGGAGGCGGATTCGGTTATGGATTTGCTAAACAGGAGCCATTTGAGCTTTTTCCTGATCTCGAACTTCCTAAGATCCCAACTGTGAGCAAGGAGCAAGAAGCCCTAGTAATAGAGCAAAGAAGGCTAGAAAACTTTTGGAAAACTTCTCCCTATTTTCTTGAGGAATCCGTTTCAAAAGAGAGTATATTTTCTGACAGTTTTCACAAAAAGAGACAAAGTGATGATATAGAGAGATATTCTGACCGCAaaatgcaaaacaacaaaatagtCCGCGATTCTCTTAGTCAATATTTAGTGCTCAGTAGATTTCCTAAGGAACTTGTTGAGGATTCTAAAGGGAAACAGCCAAGCAGAAAAAGAGCTCGATGGAATTTTGACTCGGAGCTGCAGAAGTTAGATCTTTTTGAGAAGCTTGAACAGGCTGAGGGCGAAGAGGAGGATAGGAAGGACAAGAAAGGAGGTGAAGATGgggatgaagatgaagatgaagaagacaTTAAAGAAGAATCTAGTGATACTGATGGTGATTACAAGCAGAACATAGATTTTGATGACGACGAAGATGACTATATTGATGGTGATGGCGACGGTGGCGACGATGAAggtttttattaatttggttttcTAAATGAATCTTACAAACTTTGTTTATCTAGCTTAATTTGAAATCAAGGTGATCATTTTGCAAGTTGATTTCATGATTACCAATAGGTTacagttaattttttttgtggttcTATAAACCAAATTTAAATTTGTGCTTGTTGTAAATCCTAACCCCATTCCCCCTTTTCAATTGgttgtataaaaaatttgttctcaAACCCAATAATTGGTTGATTGCTCAAATCATTAGCTTTTAACCACAAGAAACAAGttttaattccaaaaaaataaaataaaaaaaaaaagttgcagaCAAAGGCCTAGTTTGTCTtggtgtaaaatgttttttgtttgaaaatattttcgattgAAATTTAACATGATTTcagttgaaaataatttttggcgTTTAACTCGTACGAAAAATCAgcaaatatttcttatattttcattcaataatTTTAACCTATAAATATCCACTTTTATTTAcgacataaaaatataaacacaaaaagaaaaaacttaaatattatgtttaattaattaaaatataaacaatattgACTAACAATGATGATATATTTTCCAGTAAATAACATCCAACAATACATTTAAACTACTAACAAAAGTTTAATAGTagtaaatattattattcaagTTCAATCccaataattacaaaaaagttTTGGCCAAAGTACTATCATGTATGTTATTGCAATCAACTTAGTATTCTACTACATGCGTATCAACATTATGCTCCATGGCTGTTGAAGAATTTGTCCAACCAAATCTTTTTAAGTCTTAACATCCTTTGGCTGTTTGGTGTCCTTATTGTATACTCCCTATATATTTAGGGGCGcatttatgcttttttttttaaagctatttcttttcttaccttaaaaaaaaaaaagaaaaaaaagaaaaaaaaaaatcgtttggcAAAAATTTAATCATTGCCAGCAGCTTCAGCTTTCCGAATTCCTGCAGGGACAAAGATTAGAACATGTTACATGTGTATGGCCGTATGGGTGAAAAAATTATGTAGGATAGGATAGGTTATGATAAGATTTCATGTTGTTCTATAAAAATGAAATTCCAAGGGATTCAAGCAGCAGTTAATCCTAAATCAAATTCACTGCTTAAACAAAAACTGGAGAACGACCCAAAATAGGCAGTAGAATGATTCTAATTCCAAACAGGTGTCAACTTCCCCATACGATATTGATGCCTTGTCTTACCATACTTTGAAATCTACAAATTAAACTGCTCCAACCAGCAGAAAACAATGGTCATTTAACAAGTATACTTGTAGGCAGAGGATTCATCTTCACGTTAAATCTATACTCTGTTTGTTTGAcggtaaaatattttctgaaaaatattttctatatttttcggtgtttggtgcaatcgaaaataatggtcaacaaaaattatttttagtttgactgtatataaaaataaaataataaaattttaagtttttaaatttataatataattttaagacGATGTGGCGAAAATGATGACGTAGCATTAACAGAAGTTACGAAAATGGACGGAAAACTCATGGAGGACCAATTTCAAATCTACGAAAAACTTAAGCtgtaaaacttaatttttagaaagtgaGGGACTTATTTCAAATTGCGAGTTTACTCAaggatttattagacatttacccatCTAAATAATACCCACTTAAAATATTTGTGAAGAAAGAGGtataaaaactaaagaaaaggaGGAACCTGCTGGTAATGGCGGGTGGCCGTTGCTGCTTTCTCTTTACCGTGTGGTGTAGGTTCCGGCAATTGGAGACAGTGGACCAAAATGAACAAAGCAAAAATCTTCAAATTTGCACCGTAAAGAATTTTGGAAGGAGGTGAAGTTTAAAACGTCTTTGATTTGTCAAAAATTGATGGGAAAAAATCAGAACTAGAAGATAGAAGTCCAAAGGCGACAGTGAACTTTTTAGGGAGAGAGATGAGCGTGCTTGAACTTTCTAGGGAAGATAAGGTTTGAGAAAAAGAGGTGAGAACTCCAATTGTGACAGTGAAGGAGAAAggggaggaagagagagagagtgtgatACAACTCTGTGCTAGAATCAGAAAGGAAAATGTTGGGAGTGTGGGGTGAGTGAGACAACAGAAAATGGTTTGCGCTTTTGAGAGCGTAAACCATTTATGCTTTGGAGATGTTATTTTCTTGGTCACCCAAAAACATTTTCGGTTTGATCAGTATTTTCAGCCGCCCCAAACTTCCGAAATTGGGAAAACgttttttagaaaatgttttATACCCAAACAAACGGGGCCAAAAGCTGACTTTCTGAAAATGGGTCATTCATTACAACAGTCACACTGGTTGAAGCATTCATCCAAACAGTCTGCCTTGATGCAATTTACAGGCATTTGTCAAAACAAATTACAACGTACCAAACCCTACTTTTAAGTACAAACTGAAGGCTAGCGGAACATACACAATTTTTTATCAACCAAACAGTAATAGTAGTAGAAGCACCAGAAACCCTACTAT
Above is a genomic segment from Alnus glutinosa chromosome 12, dhAlnGlut1.1, whole genome shotgun sequence containing:
- the LOC133851747 gene encoding uncharacterized protein LOC133851747 yields the protein MAFRGRGRGRGFGGGFGYGFAKQEPFELFPDLELPKIPTVSKEQEALVIEQRRLENFWKTSPYFLEESVSKESIFSDSFHKKRQSDDIERYSDRKMQNNKIVRDSLSQYLVLSRFPKELVEDSKGKQPSRKRARWNFDSELQKLDLFEKLEQAEGEEEDRKDKKGGEDGDEDEDEEDIKEESSDTDGDYKQNIDFDDDEDDYIDGDGDGGDDEGFY